A DNA window from bacterium contains the following coding sequences:
- a CDS encoding DEAD/DEAH box helicase, protein MKLRYLEAFNIPQEIISLWEQKYSDKLLPIQELAVKQYHVLDGESLLVFSPTSSGKTFIAELAAVKQALEKKKVIFAVPLKSLAEEKFRQFQNVYTLFGLRTVIATRDRIEFDRSIEEYHFEIAVMVYEKVNSLLIKHPKFLDHIGLLVIDELQMLGDESRGVELDLLLTKIIFDRQKNRKNLQLLGLSAVLGDIEQLARWLAIPVLTHAERPVELRKGILYNGIFEYQEHNSKQNGEEIFFAPETGNQRAILRTKQSVHNGLIHHTPTSPSIDGDPYNTDQILSLVQYLAEVKHESSVVFVPKKSLTRLWANILADRVKLDPALTALSAMNEFEDSLVKEELCRLLNRAIAYHNADLDIEFRQIIETYFRSGEIRIVIATSTLGQGVNLKAKNAIIVPHTLCYHRQEKTVTPTMMSKSQFENFAGRVGRFGIESEFGRAILVAGNEHQRLSYWLWYIERPFEKLAPHFLQENLEMLCLNLICSGWCKTVRELTDFICRMYRSFGIIERRDRVFLSDHSDNITAFQPGTTVELNSDVPLGNSITQSIDVAQQWGLITTSARNELEATAIGQATASAGITFDTTRHFLNWLQQVDSWHISELEILLVSALTPDASHLLFPITKNEIRTGMYQTELMKLIFELGTEPRLFLKHILNQSLLPMQTKLLAMKKTLVLYHWINEIPTPDLERRYRVYFGAIKNLAEEFAWLVQAVSGLAQSLGLPNESIAIMHPLILRLRYGVKTESLPLIQLNIPGLGRMRVACLVREGYSTPEAIAELTLDQLSNLVTQPVAERLQRRIADLLPPRVTVPSADTHVQHTLEYDTLELLGIPERKRTLLRINNQAVGLRNRDYLILLKLALAGQKGIKWTHKDELDNPDNVSRYLSRLRCALRRFQKHKKYKLIDNDLQGYYRLNLPPENVVIHFDNFSQHWHHEFREIIQQWQR, encoded by the coding sequence GTTGGCAGTTAAACAATATCACGTTCTTGACGGCGAAAGTCTACTGGTTTTTTCACCAACTTCTTCTGGAAAAACGTTTATTGCTGAACTTGCTGCAGTTAAACAAGCGCTGGAAAAAAAGAAGGTTATCTTTGCGGTTCCATTGAAATCGCTTGCAGAAGAAAAATTTCGGCAGTTTCAGAATGTTTATACCCTATTCGGTTTGCGAACAGTTATCGCGACTCGCGACCGCATTGAATTTGACCGCAGTATTGAAGAATATCATTTCGAAATAGCTGTTATGGTGTATGAAAAAGTTAATTCGTTATTAATAAAACATCCTAAATTTCTAGACCATATCGGATTGCTAGTGATTGATGAACTGCAGATGCTGGGCGATGAATCTCGGGGAGTTGAACTCGATTTATTACTCACTAAAATTATTTTCGATAGGCAAAAGAACCGAAAAAATCTTCAATTGCTTGGATTATCCGCAGTTCTCGGTGATATAGAACAACTTGCGCGATGGTTAGCTATTCCGGTATTAACTCATGCCGAGCGACCGGTAGAACTACGGAAAGGAATCCTGTATAACGGCATATTCGAATATCAGGAACATAACTCGAAACAAAACGGAGAAGAAATATTTTTCGCACCTGAGACAGGAAATCAAAGAGCGATTCTTCGCACCAAACAATCCGTACATAATGGTTTGATACATCATACGCCTACTTCACCATCAATTGATGGTGATCCATATAATACTGACCAGATATTATCGCTGGTTCAATACCTTGCGGAAGTTAAACATGAATCCAGCGTCGTTTTCGTTCCCAAAAAATCGTTAACTCGGCTTTGGGCGAACATCTTAGCTGATAGAGTTAAACTTGACCCAGCACTCACTGCATTATCTGCAATGAATGAATTTGAAGATAGTCTGGTGAAAGAAGAGTTGTGTCGATTATTGAATCGAGCGATTGCCTATCATAATGCAGATTTAGATATCGAATTCCGTCAGATTATCGAAACCTATTTTCGCTCTGGGGAAATCCGAATTGTTATCGCGACTAGCACGCTCGGGCAAGGAGTGAATTTAAAGGCGAAAAATGCTATTATCGTTCCGCATACTCTCTGCTATCATCGCCAAGAAAAAACTGTTACCCCAACGATGATGAGCAAATCCCAGTTCGAAAATTTCGCTGGTCGCGTTGGTCGGTTCGGGATAGAATCGGAGTTCGGTCGGGCGATTCTCGTTGCGGGAAATGAACATCAACGGTTATCCTATTGGTTATGGTATATCGAGAGACCGTTCGAAAAACTTGCACCGCACTTCCTGCAGGAGAATCTAGAAATGCTCTGTCTGAATTTGATATGTTCCGGTTGGTGTAAAACGGTGAGGGAATTAACCGATTTTATCTGTCGGATGTATCGAAGTTTTGGAATCATTGAACGGAGAGACAGGGTTTTCCTGTCTGATCATTCAGATAATATAACCGCATTTCAACCTGGGACTACTGTCGAATTGAATTCAGATGTTCCTTTGGGCAATAGTATCACTCAATCGATTGACGTTGCACAACAATGGGGATTAATTACCACCTCTGCACGAAATGAATTAGAAGCTACTGCAATCGGCCAAGCAACAGCATCTGCTGGAATAACTTTTGATACTACCCGGCATTTTCTGAACTGGTTGCAACAAGTTGATTCCTGGCATATTTCAGAACTTGAAATACTGCTCGTCAGCGCATTGACTCCGGATGCAAGTCATCTCCTTTTTCCGATAACGAAAAACGAAATCAGAACCGGAATGTATCAAACTGAATTGATGAAACTCATCTTCGAATTGGGGACAGAACCTCGATTGTTTCTTAAGCACATTTTGAACCAGAGTCTACTCCCGATGCAAACGAAATTGCTCGCGATGAAAAAAACCCTGGTTCTCTATCACTGGATCAATGAAATCCCGACGCCAGACCTTGAACGCAGATATCGGGTATATTTCGGTGCGATTAAAAATCTTGCGGAAGAATTCGCTTGGTTAGTTCAAGCGGTATCCGGATTAGCGCAATCGCTCGGTTTACCCAATGAATCTATCGCAATCATGCACCCATTGATTTTGCGGTTACGCTATGGGGTTAAAACAGAATCACTTCCATTGATTCAACTCAATATACCCGGATTAGGTCGGATGCGAGTCGCCTGTTTGGTTCGAGAAGGATATTCAACTCCGGAAGCGATTGCTGAACTTACGCTCGACCAATTATCGAATCTCGTGACCCAACCAGTTGCGGAACGACTACAGCGGCGGATAGCTGACCTTTTACCACCTCGAGTAACGGTTCCATCTGCAGATACTCACGTTCAGCATACTTTAGAGTACGATACGCTCGAACTGCTCGGGATACCAGAGAGAAAACGAACCTTACTTCGCATCAATAACCAAGCAGTCGGGTTACGGAACCGCGATTATTTGATTCTCTTAAAATTAGCGCTAGCAGGCCAAAAGGGAATTAAATGGACGCATAAAGATGAACTTGATAATCCGGATAATGTTTCTCGATATTTATCTCGGTTGCGATGTGCGTTGCGGAGGTTCCAAAAACATAAAAAATATAAACTGATTGATAACGATTTACAGGGATATTATCGTCTCAATCTTCCGCCGGAAAATGTGGTTATCCACTTTGATAATTTCAGCCAGCATTGGCATCATGAGTTTCGAGAAATCATCCAACAGTGGCAACGTTAG
- a CDS encoding Lrp/AsnC ligand binding domain-containing protein, translated as MAAAYILIELTGGKAKEALKKIKAINGIECVSAVTGPYDAIAYAEAKDINELGDMVVSKVRAVSGVSKTITCLVVEI; from the coding sequence ATGGCAGCAGCGTATATTCTCATCGAGTTAACTGGTGGGAAAGCGAAAGAAGCGTTAAAGAAGATTAAAGCAATTAACGGGATAGAATGTGTTTCAGCGGTAACCGGACCGTATGATGCGATTGCCTATGCAGAAGCGAAAGATATCAACGAGCTTGGGGATATGGTGGTCTCGAAGGTTCGGGCGGTAAGCGGGGTGAGTAAAACAATCACCTGCTTAGTCGTAGAAATTTGA